In Musa acuminata AAA Group cultivar baxijiao chromosome BXJ2-3, Cavendish_Baxijiao_AAA, whole genome shotgun sequence, the following proteins share a genomic window:
- the LOC135585284 gene encoding DNA (cytosine-5)-methyltransferase DRM2-like isoform X2 yields MDWTSDNEVNEEFEWDSDDEPTAAANPPTLPSEDILGPSNKACDAGPSRPALASHFMGMGFSEDMVLKAIKENGEGDSEAILETLLTYAAIEKSPGKLDHSPSDCSLASWGNNLDDDDDLCDVDDFEDEEFNMDLSAEDKKLLTLVEMGFSTKEASAAIHRCGPNSSILELADSIHAAEIAENFESHLEESTYTKDEPGNYIYDCSRGKKRGLAEETSSKKRRFLTENESSMISIPKPMVGYGIPNQRMPKICRKLPESAIGPPYFYYENVALAPKGVWETISRFLYDIEPEFVDSKYFCAAARKRAYVHNLPIHDRFPLLPIPPKTIHEALPLTRKWWPSWDTRTQFNCLQTCIASAKLTERIRKELENYDDIPSLKTQQYVLNECRKWNLVWVGRHKVAPLEPDEIEMLLGFPRDHTRGGGISRTERYRSLGNSFQVDTVAYHLSVLKDMFPNGITLLSLFSGIGGAEVALHRLGIHLKTVVSVEISEVNRNLLKSWWEQTNQTGTLIELVDVQQLSSDKIEQLISTFGGFDLVVGGSPCNNLTGSNRHHRDGLEELSILRFIPIRNGIIFSAKAASYSLMLNFVASIVTTRWVIIFVRAENVA; encoded by the exons ATG GACTGGACGAGTGATAACGAAGTTAACGAGGAGTTCGAGTGGGACAGCGACGACGAGCCGACGGCTGCAGCGAATCCTCCTACTCTGCCTTCTGAAGACATTCTTGGTCCATCCAACAAG GCTTGTGATGCTGGTCCTTCTCGCCCTGCGCTGGCTTCTCACTTTATGGGGATGGGATTTTCTGAAGATATGGTGTTGAAAGCCATCAAGGAAAACG GAGAAGGAGATTCTGAAGCTATACTAGAAACACTGCTTACATATGCG GCTATAGAAAAATCACCTGGAAAGCTTGATCATTCTCCTAGTGATTGTTCTTTAGCAAGCTGGGGAAACaacttggatgatgatgatgatctatGTGATGTTGATGACTTTGAAGATGAG GAGTTCAATATGGATCTTTCTGCAGAAGATAAGAAGTTGTTGACCCTAGTGGAGATGGGGTTTTCCACCAAAGAGGCATCTGCAGCCATTCATAGATGTG GTCCAAATTCTTCTATTTTGGAGCTAGCAGATTCCATACATGCTGCTGAGATAGCGGAAAATTTTGAGAGTCATTTGGAAGAATCAACTTACACCAAAGATGAG CCTGGaaattatatttatgattgtTCAAGAGGTAAGAAAAGGGGGCTTGCAGAGGAAACAAGCAGCAAAAAAAGACGTTTTTTAACTGAGAATGAGTCTTCTATGATCTCTATTCCCAAGCCAATGGTTGGATATGGCATTCCAAATCAAAGAATGCCTAAAATATGCAGAAAGCTACCTGAGTCAGCCATTGGTCCACCATATTTTTACTATGAGAATGTGGCCCTGGCACCAAAAGGAGTGTGGGAAACTATCTCACGCTTCTTATATGACATTGAGCCAGAATTTGTGGATTCAAAGTACTTCTGTGCTGCTGCAAGGAAAAGGGCGTATGTTCACAACCTCCCCATCCATGACAGATTTCCTCTTCTTCCGATTCCTCCTAAAACCATCCATGAAGCACTCCCATTAACAAGAAAGTGGTGGCCTTCCTGGGATACCAGGACACAGTTTAACTGCTTGCAAACTTGCATTGCTAGTGCAAAACTAACAGAGAGAATCAGGAAAGAGCTTGAAAATTATGATGACATACCATCTTTAAAGACACAACAGTATGTTCTTAATGAATGTCGAAAATGGAATTTAGTTTGGGTGGGACGACATAAAGTTGCTCCACTAGAACCAGATGAAATTGAAATGCTTCTAGGATTTCCTAGAGATCACACAAGAGGGGGTGGTATTAGCAGGACTGAAAGATACCGATCTCTTGGGAATTCATTTCAAGTAGATACAGTGGCTTACCATTTGTCAGTTCTGAAGGATATGTTTCCAAATGGTATAACACTTCTCTCACTGTTTTCCGGTATTGGGGGAGCTGAAGTTGCTCTCCACCGGTTGGGAATACATCTGAAGACGGTTGTTTCTGTGGAAATTTCAGAAGTAAATAGAAATTTACTAAAAAGTTGGTGGGAGCAGACAAACCAAACAGGGACTTTGATTGAGCTTGTTGATGTCCAACAGCTTAGCAGTGATAAGATTGAGCAGTTGATCAGCACTTTTGGTGGTTTTGATTTGGTAGTTGGTGGCAGTCCTTGTAATAACCTCACAGGAAGCAACCGTCACCATCGAGATGGGCTTGAGG AATTGTCCATTCTCAGGTTCATTCCCATCAGGAATGGGATCATTTTCTCAGCAAAAGCTGCATCCTATAGTTTGATGTTAAATTTTGTTGCCTCTATAGTTACCACCAG GTGGGTGATAATATTTGTCCGTGCCGAGAATGTTGCTTGA
- the LOC135585284 gene encoding DNA (cytosine-5)-methyltransferase DRM2-like isoform X4, whose amino-acid sequence MGMGFSEDMVLKAIKENGEGDSEAILETLLTYAAIEKSPGKLDHSPSDCSLASWGNNLDDDDDLCDVDDFEDEEFNMDLSAEDKKLLTLVEMGFSTKEASAAIHRCGPNSSILELADSIHAAEIAENFESHLEESTYTKDEPGNYIYDCSRGKKRGLAEETSSKKRRFLTENESSMISIPKPMVGYGIPNQRMPKICRKLPESAIGPPYFYYENVALAPKGVWETISRFLYDIEPEFVDSKYFCAAARKRAYVHNLPIHDRFPLLPIPPKTIHEALPLTRKWWPSWDTRTQFNCLQTCIASAKLTERIRKELENYDDIPSLKTQQYVLNECRKWNLVWVGRHKVAPLEPDEIEMLLGFPRDHTRGGGISRTERYRSLGNSFQVDTVAYHLSVLKDMFPNGITLLSLFSGIGGAEVALHRLGIHLKTVVSVEISEVNRNLLKSWWEQTNQTGTLIELVDVQQLSSDKIEQLISTFGGFDLVVGGSPCNNLTGSNRHHRDGLEELSILRFIPIRNGIIFSAKAASYSLMLNFVASIVTTRSICAKVMAYVIYFARSMRCVLIVGEIN is encoded by the exons ATGGGGATGGGATTTTCTGAAGATATGGTGTTGAAAGCCATCAAGGAAAACG GAGAAGGAGATTCTGAAGCTATACTAGAAACACTGCTTACATATGCG GCTATAGAAAAATCACCTGGAAAGCTTGATCATTCTCCTAGTGATTGTTCTTTAGCAAGCTGGGGAAACaacttggatgatgatgatgatctatGTGATGTTGATGACTTTGAAGATGAG GAGTTCAATATGGATCTTTCTGCAGAAGATAAGAAGTTGTTGACCCTAGTGGAGATGGGGTTTTCCACCAAAGAGGCATCTGCAGCCATTCATAGATGTG GTCCAAATTCTTCTATTTTGGAGCTAGCAGATTCCATACATGCTGCTGAGATAGCGGAAAATTTTGAGAGTCATTTGGAAGAATCAACTTACACCAAAGATGAG CCTGGaaattatatttatgattgtTCAAGAGGTAAGAAAAGGGGGCTTGCAGAGGAAACAAGCAGCAAAAAAAGACGTTTTTTAACTGAGAATGAGTCTTCTATGATCTCTATTCCCAAGCCAATGGTTGGATATGGCATTCCAAATCAAAGAATGCCTAAAATATGCAGAAAGCTACCTGAGTCAGCCATTGGTCCACCATATTTTTACTATGAGAATGTGGCCCTGGCACCAAAAGGAGTGTGGGAAACTATCTCACGCTTCTTATATGACATTGAGCCAGAATTTGTGGATTCAAAGTACTTCTGTGCTGCTGCAAGGAAAAGGGCGTATGTTCACAACCTCCCCATCCATGACAGATTTCCTCTTCTTCCGATTCCTCCTAAAACCATCCATGAAGCACTCCCATTAACAAGAAAGTGGTGGCCTTCCTGGGATACCAGGACACAGTTTAACTGCTTGCAAACTTGCATTGCTAGTGCAAAACTAACAGAGAGAATCAGGAAAGAGCTTGAAAATTATGATGACATACCATCTTTAAAGACACAACAGTATGTTCTTAATGAATGTCGAAAATGGAATTTAGTTTGGGTGGGACGACATAAAGTTGCTCCACTAGAACCAGATGAAATTGAAATGCTTCTAGGATTTCCTAGAGATCACACAAGAGGGGGTGGTATTAGCAGGACTGAAAGATACCGATCTCTTGGGAATTCATTTCAAGTAGATACAGTGGCTTACCATTTGTCAGTTCTGAAGGATATGTTTCCAAATGGTATAACACTTCTCTCACTGTTTTCCGGTATTGGGGGAGCTGAAGTTGCTCTCCACCGGTTGGGAATACATCTGAAGACGGTTGTTTCTGTGGAAATTTCAGAAGTAAATAGAAATTTACTAAAAAGTTGGTGGGAGCAGACAAACCAAACAGGGACTTTGATTGAGCTTGTTGATGTCCAACAGCTTAGCAGTGATAAGATTGAGCAGTTGATCAGCACTTTTGGTGGTTTTGATTTGGTAGTTGGTGGCAGTCCTTGTAATAACCTCACAGGAAGCAACCGTCACCATCGAGATGGGCTTGAGG AATTGTCCATTCTCAGGTTCATTCCCATCAGGAATGGGATCATTTTCTCAGCAAAAGCTGCATCCTATAGTTTGATGTTAAATTTTGTTGCCTCTATAGTTACCACCAGGTCAATATGTGCCAAAGTGATGGCTTATGTTATATATTTTGCTAGATCTATGAGGTGTGTGCTAATTGTAGGAGAAATCAACTGA
- the LOC135585284 gene encoding DNA (cytosine-5)-methyltransferase DRM2-like isoform X3 encodes MDWTSDNEVNEEFEWDSDDEPTAAANPPTLPSEDILGPSNKACDAGPSRPALASHFMGMGFSEDMVLKAIKENGEGDSEAILETLLTYAAIEKSPGKLDHSPSDCSLASWGNNLDDDDDLCDVDDFEDEEFNMDLSAEDKKLLTLVEMGFSTKEASAAIHRCGPNSSILELADSIHAAEIAENFESHLEESTYTKDEPGNYIYDCSRGKKRGLAEETSSKKRRFLTENESSMISIPKPMVGYGIPNQRMPKICRKLPESAIGPPYFYYENVALAPKGVWETISRFLYDIEPEFVDSKYFCAAARKRAYVHNLPIHDRFPLLPIPPKTIHEALPLTRKWWPSWDTRTQFNCLQTCIASAKLTERIRKELENYDDIPSLKTQQYVLNECRKWNLVWVGRHKVAPLEPDEIEMLLGFPRDHTRGGGISRTERYRSLGNSFQVDTVAYHLSVLKDMFPNGITLLSLFSGIGGAEVALHRLGIHLKTVVSVEISEVNRNLLKSWWEQTNQTGTLIELVDVQQLSSDKIEQLISTFGGFDLVVGGSPCNNLTGSNRHHRDGLEGTHSSLFYDYFRILDLVKCIMGKNL; translated from the exons ATG GACTGGACGAGTGATAACGAAGTTAACGAGGAGTTCGAGTGGGACAGCGACGACGAGCCGACGGCTGCAGCGAATCCTCCTACTCTGCCTTCTGAAGACATTCTTGGTCCATCCAACAAG GCTTGTGATGCTGGTCCTTCTCGCCCTGCGCTGGCTTCTCACTTTATGGGGATGGGATTTTCTGAAGATATGGTGTTGAAAGCCATCAAGGAAAACG GAGAAGGAGATTCTGAAGCTATACTAGAAACACTGCTTACATATGCG GCTATAGAAAAATCACCTGGAAAGCTTGATCATTCTCCTAGTGATTGTTCTTTAGCAAGCTGGGGAAACaacttggatgatgatgatgatctatGTGATGTTGATGACTTTGAAGATGAG GAGTTCAATATGGATCTTTCTGCAGAAGATAAGAAGTTGTTGACCCTAGTGGAGATGGGGTTTTCCACCAAAGAGGCATCTGCAGCCATTCATAGATGTG GTCCAAATTCTTCTATTTTGGAGCTAGCAGATTCCATACATGCTGCTGAGATAGCGGAAAATTTTGAGAGTCATTTGGAAGAATCAACTTACACCAAAGATGAG CCTGGaaattatatttatgattgtTCAAGAGGTAAGAAAAGGGGGCTTGCAGAGGAAACAAGCAGCAAAAAAAGACGTTTTTTAACTGAGAATGAGTCTTCTATGATCTCTATTCCCAAGCCAATGGTTGGATATGGCATTCCAAATCAAAGAATGCCTAAAATATGCAGAAAGCTACCTGAGTCAGCCATTGGTCCACCATATTTTTACTATGAGAATGTGGCCCTGGCACCAAAAGGAGTGTGGGAAACTATCTCACGCTTCTTATATGACATTGAGCCAGAATTTGTGGATTCAAAGTACTTCTGTGCTGCTGCAAGGAAAAGGGCGTATGTTCACAACCTCCCCATCCATGACAGATTTCCTCTTCTTCCGATTCCTCCTAAAACCATCCATGAAGCACTCCCATTAACAAGAAAGTGGTGGCCTTCCTGGGATACCAGGACACAGTTTAACTGCTTGCAAACTTGCATTGCTAGTGCAAAACTAACAGAGAGAATCAGGAAAGAGCTTGAAAATTATGATGACATACCATCTTTAAAGACACAACAGTATGTTCTTAATGAATGTCGAAAATGGAATTTAGTTTGGGTGGGACGACATAAAGTTGCTCCACTAGAACCAGATGAAATTGAAATGCTTCTAGGATTTCCTAGAGATCACACAAGAGGGGGTGGTATTAGCAGGACTGAAAGATACCGATCTCTTGGGAATTCATTTCAAGTAGATACAGTGGCTTACCATTTGTCAGTTCTGAAGGATATGTTTCCAAATGGTATAACACTTCTCTCACTGTTTTCCGGTATTGGGGGAGCTGAAGTTGCTCTCCACCGGTTGGGAATACATCTGAAGACGGTTGTTTCTGTGGAAATTTCAGAAGTAAATAGAAATTTACTAAAAAGTTGGTGGGAGCAGACAAACCAAACAGGGACTTTGATTGAGCTTGTTGATGTCCAACAGCTTAGCAGTGATAAGATTGAGCAGTTGATCAGCACTTTTGGTGGTTTTGATTTGGTAGTTGGTGGCAGTCCTTGTAATAACCTCACAGGAAGCAACCGTCACCATCGAGATGGGCTTGAGGGTACACATTCTTCTTTATTCTATGATTACTTCCGCATCCTGGACCTTGTTAAATGTATCATGGGGAAGAACCTTTGA
- the LOC135585284 gene encoding DNA (cytosine-5)-methyltransferase DRM2-like isoform X1: MDWTSDNEVNEEFEWDSDDEPTAAANPPTLPSEDILGPSNKACDAGPSRPALASHFMGMGFSEDMVLKAIKENGEGDSEAILETLLTYAAIEKSPGKLDHSPSDCSLASWGNNLDDDDDLCDVDDFEDEEFNMDLSAEDKKLLTLVEMGFSTKEASAAIHRCGPNSSILELADSIHAAEIAENFESHLEESTYTKDEPGNYIYDCSRGKKRGLAEETSSKKRRFLTENESSMISIPKPMVGYGIPNQRMPKICRKLPESAIGPPYFYYENVALAPKGVWETISRFLYDIEPEFVDSKYFCAAARKRAYVHNLPIHDRFPLLPIPPKTIHEALPLTRKWWPSWDTRTQFNCLQTCIASAKLTERIRKELENYDDIPSLKTQQYVLNECRKWNLVWVGRHKVAPLEPDEIEMLLGFPRDHTRGGGISRTERYRSLGNSFQVDTVAYHLSVLKDMFPNGITLLSLFSGIGGAEVALHRLGIHLKTVVSVEISEVNRNLLKSWWEQTNQTGTLIELVDVQQLSSDKIEQLISTFGGFDLVVGGSPCNNLTGSNRHHRDGLEELSILRFIPIRNGIIFSAKAASYSLMLNFVASIVTTRSICAKVMAYVIYFARSMRCVLIVGEIN, encoded by the exons ATG GACTGGACGAGTGATAACGAAGTTAACGAGGAGTTCGAGTGGGACAGCGACGACGAGCCGACGGCTGCAGCGAATCCTCCTACTCTGCCTTCTGAAGACATTCTTGGTCCATCCAACAAG GCTTGTGATGCTGGTCCTTCTCGCCCTGCGCTGGCTTCTCACTTTATGGGGATGGGATTTTCTGAAGATATGGTGTTGAAAGCCATCAAGGAAAACG GAGAAGGAGATTCTGAAGCTATACTAGAAACACTGCTTACATATGCG GCTATAGAAAAATCACCTGGAAAGCTTGATCATTCTCCTAGTGATTGTTCTTTAGCAAGCTGGGGAAACaacttggatgatgatgatgatctatGTGATGTTGATGACTTTGAAGATGAG GAGTTCAATATGGATCTTTCTGCAGAAGATAAGAAGTTGTTGACCCTAGTGGAGATGGGGTTTTCCACCAAAGAGGCATCTGCAGCCATTCATAGATGTG GTCCAAATTCTTCTATTTTGGAGCTAGCAGATTCCATACATGCTGCTGAGATAGCGGAAAATTTTGAGAGTCATTTGGAAGAATCAACTTACACCAAAGATGAG CCTGGaaattatatttatgattgtTCAAGAGGTAAGAAAAGGGGGCTTGCAGAGGAAACAAGCAGCAAAAAAAGACGTTTTTTAACTGAGAATGAGTCTTCTATGATCTCTATTCCCAAGCCAATGGTTGGATATGGCATTCCAAATCAAAGAATGCCTAAAATATGCAGAAAGCTACCTGAGTCAGCCATTGGTCCACCATATTTTTACTATGAGAATGTGGCCCTGGCACCAAAAGGAGTGTGGGAAACTATCTCACGCTTCTTATATGACATTGAGCCAGAATTTGTGGATTCAAAGTACTTCTGTGCTGCTGCAAGGAAAAGGGCGTATGTTCACAACCTCCCCATCCATGACAGATTTCCTCTTCTTCCGATTCCTCCTAAAACCATCCATGAAGCACTCCCATTAACAAGAAAGTGGTGGCCTTCCTGGGATACCAGGACACAGTTTAACTGCTTGCAAACTTGCATTGCTAGTGCAAAACTAACAGAGAGAATCAGGAAAGAGCTTGAAAATTATGATGACATACCATCTTTAAAGACACAACAGTATGTTCTTAATGAATGTCGAAAATGGAATTTAGTTTGGGTGGGACGACATAAAGTTGCTCCACTAGAACCAGATGAAATTGAAATGCTTCTAGGATTTCCTAGAGATCACACAAGAGGGGGTGGTATTAGCAGGACTGAAAGATACCGATCTCTTGGGAATTCATTTCAAGTAGATACAGTGGCTTACCATTTGTCAGTTCTGAAGGATATGTTTCCAAATGGTATAACACTTCTCTCACTGTTTTCCGGTATTGGGGGAGCTGAAGTTGCTCTCCACCGGTTGGGAATACATCTGAAGACGGTTGTTTCTGTGGAAATTTCAGAAGTAAATAGAAATTTACTAAAAAGTTGGTGGGAGCAGACAAACCAAACAGGGACTTTGATTGAGCTTGTTGATGTCCAACAGCTTAGCAGTGATAAGATTGAGCAGTTGATCAGCACTTTTGGTGGTTTTGATTTGGTAGTTGGTGGCAGTCCTTGTAATAACCTCACAGGAAGCAACCGTCACCATCGAGATGGGCTTGAGG AATTGTCCATTCTCAGGTTCATTCCCATCAGGAATGGGATCATTTTCTCAGCAAAAGCTGCATCCTATAGTTTGATGTTAAATTTTGTTGCCTCTATAGTTACCACCAGGTCAATATGTGCCAAAGTGATGGCTTATGTTATATATTTTGCTAGATCTATGAGGTGTGTGCTAATTGTAGGAGAAATCAACTGA
- the LOC135585284 gene encoding DNA (cytosine-5)-methyltransferase DRM2-like isoform X5, which yields MDWTSDNEVNEEFEWDSDDEPTAAANPPTLPSEDILGPSNKACDAGPSRPALASHFMGMGFSEDMVLKAIKENGEGDSEAILETLLTYAAIEKSPGKLDHSPSDCSLASWGNNLDDDDDLCDVDDFEDEEFNMDLSAEDKKLLTLVEMGFSTKEASAAIHRCGPNSSILELADSIHAAEIAENFESHLEESTYTKDEPGNYIYDCSRGKKRGLAEETSSKKRRFLTENESSMISIPKPMVGYGIPNQRMPKICRKLPESAIGPPYFYYENVALAPKGVWETISRFLYDIEPEFVDSKYFCAAARKRAYVHNLPIHDRFPLLPIPPKTIHEALPLTRKWWPSWDTRTQFNCLQTCIASAKLTERIRKELENYDDIPSLKTQQYVLNECRKWNLVWVGRHKVAPLEPDEIEMLLGFPRDHTRGGGISRTERYRSLGNSFQVDTVAYHLSVLKDMFPNGITLLSLFSGIGGAEVALHRLGIHLKTVVSVEISEVNRNLLKSWWEQTNQTGTLIELVDVQQLSSDKIEQLISTFGGFDLVVGGSPCNNLTGSNRHHRDGLEDLNSA from the exons ATG GACTGGACGAGTGATAACGAAGTTAACGAGGAGTTCGAGTGGGACAGCGACGACGAGCCGACGGCTGCAGCGAATCCTCCTACTCTGCCTTCTGAAGACATTCTTGGTCCATCCAACAAG GCTTGTGATGCTGGTCCTTCTCGCCCTGCGCTGGCTTCTCACTTTATGGGGATGGGATTTTCTGAAGATATGGTGTTGAAAGCCATCAAGGAAAACG GAGAAGGAGATTCTGAAGCTATACTAGAAACACTGCTTACATATGCG GCTATAGAAAAATCACCTGGAAAGCTTGATCATTCTCCTAGTGATTGTTCTTTAGCAAGCTGGGGAAACaacttggatgatgatgatgatctatGTGATGTTGATGACTTTGAAGATGAG GAGTTCAATATGGATCTTTCTGCAGAAGATAAGAAGTTGTTGACCCTAGTGGAGATGGGGTTTTCCACCAAAGAGGCATCTGCAGCCATTCATAGATGTG GTCCAAATTCTTCTATTTTGGAGCTAGCAGATTCCATACATGCTGCTGAGATAGCGGAAAATTTTGAGAGTCATTTGGAAGAATCAACTTACACCAAAGATGAG CCTGGaaattatatttatgattgtTCAAGAGGTAAGAAAAGGGGGCTTGCAGAGGAAACAAGCAGCAAAAAAAGACGTTTTTTAACTGAGAATGAGTCTTCTATGATCTCTATTCCCAAGCCAATGGTTGGATATGGCATTCCAAATCAAAGAATGCCTAAAATATGCAGAAAGCTACCTGAGTCAGCCATTGGTCCACCATATTTTTACTATGAGAATGTGGCCCTGGCACCAAAAGGAGTGTGGGAAACTATCTCACGCTTCTTATATGACATTGAGCCAGAATTTGTGGATTCAAAGTACTTCTGTGCTGCTGCAAGGAAAAGGGCGTATGTTCACAACCTCCCCATCCATGACAGATTTCCTCTTCTTCCGATTCCTCCTAAAACCATCCATGAAGCACTCCCATTAACAAGAAAGTGGTGGCCTTCCTGGGATACCAGGACACAGTTTAACTGCTTGCAAACTTGCATTGCTAGTGCAAAACTAACAGAGAGAATCAGGAAAGAGCTTGAAAATTATGATGACATACCATCTTTAAAGACACAACAGTATGTTCTTAATGAATGTCGAAAATGGAATTTAGTTTGGGTGGGACGACATAAAGTTGCTCCACTAGAACCAGATGAAATTGAAATGCTTCTAGGATTTCCTAGAGATCACACAAGAGGGGGTGGTATTAGCAGGACTGAAAGATACCGATCTCTTGGGAATTCATTTCAAGTAGATACAGTGGCTTACCATTTGTCAGTTCTGAAGGATATGTTTCCAAATGGTATAACACTTCTCTCACTGTTTTCCGGTATTGGGGGAGCTGAAGTTGCTCTCCACCGGTTGGGAATACATCTGAAGACGGTTGTTTCTGTGGAAATTTCAGAAGTAAATAGAAATTTACTAAAAAGTTGGTGGGAGCAGACAAACCAAACAGGGACTTTGATTGAGCTTGTTGATGTCCAACAGCTTAGCAGTGATAAGATTGAGCAGTTGATCAGCACTTTTGGTGGTTTTGATTTGGTAGTTGGTGGCAGTCCTTGTAATAACCTCACAGGAAGCAACCGTCACCATCGAGATGGGCTTGAGG ATTTGAACTCAGCATAA
- the LOC135585284 gene encoding DNA (cytosine-5)-methyltransferase DRM2-like isoform X6, whose protein sequence is MDLSAEDKKLLTLVEMGFSTKEASAAIHRCGPNSSILELADSIHAAEIAENFESHLEESTYTKDEPGNYIYDCSRGKKRGLAEETSSKKRRFLTENESSMISIPKPMVGYGIPNQRMPKICRKLPESAIGPPYFYYENVALAPKGVWETISRFLYDIEPEFVDSKYFCAAARKRAYVHNLPIHDRFPLLPIPPKTIHEALPLTRKWWPSWDTRTQFNCLQTCIASAKLTERIRKELENYDDIPSLKTQQYVLNECRKWNLVWVGRHKVAPLEPDEIEMLLGFPRDHTRGGGISRTERYRSLGNSFQVDTVAYHLSVLKDMFPNGITLLSLFSGIGGAEVALHRLGIHLKTVVSVEISEVNRNLLKSWWEQTNQTGTLIELVDVQQLSSDKIEQLISTFGGFDLVVGGSPCNNLTGSNRHHRDGLEELSILRFIPIRNGIIFSAKAASYSLMLNFVASIVTTRSICAKVMAYVIYFARSMRCVLIVGEIN, encoded by the exons ATGGATCTTTCTGCAGAAGATAAGAAGTTGTTGACCCTAGTGGAGATGGGGTTTTCCACCAAAGAGGCATCTGCAGCCATTCATAGATGTG GTCCAAATTCTTCTATTTTGGAGCTAGCAGATTCCATACATGCTGCTGAGATAGCGGAAAATTTTGAGAGTCATTTGGAAGAATCAACTTACACCAAAGATGAG CCTGGaaattatatttatgattgtTCAAGAGGTAAGAAAAGGGGGCTTGCAGAGGAAACAAGCAGCAAAAAAAGACGTTTTTTAACTGAGAATGAGTCTTCTATGATCTCTATTCCCAAGCCAATGGTTGGATATGGCATTCCAAATCAAAGAATGCCTAAAATATGCAGAAAGCTACCTGAGTCAGCCATTGGTCCACCATATTTTTACTATGAGAATGTGGCCCTGGCACCAAAAGGAGTGTGGGAAACTATCTCACGCTTCTTATATGACATTGAGCCAGAATTTGTGGATTCAAAGTACTTCTGTGCTGCTGCAAGGAAAAGGGCGTATGTTCACAACCTCCCCATCCATGACAGATTTCCTCTTCTTCCGATTCCTCCTAAAACCATCCATGAAGCACTCCCATTAACAAGAAAGTGGTGGCCTTCCTGGGATACCAGGACACAGTTTAACTGCTTGCAAACTTGCATTGCTAGTGCAAAACTAACAGAGAGAATCAGGAAAGAGCTTGAAAATTATGATGACATACCATCTTTAAAGACACAACAGTATGTTCTTAATGAATGTCGAAAATGGAATTTAGTTTGGGTGGGACGACATAAAGTTGCTCCACTAGAACCAGATGAAATTGAAATGCTTCTAGGATTTCCTAGAGATCACACAAGAGGGGGTGGTATTAGCAGGACTGAAAGATACCGATCTCTTGGGAATTCATTTCAAGTAGATACAGTGGCTTACCATTTGTCAGTTCTGAAGGATATGTTTCCAAATGGTATAACACTTCTCTCACTGTTTTCCGGTATTGGGGGAGCTGAAGTTGCTCTCCACCGGTTGGGAATACATCTGAAGACGGTTGTTTCTGTGGAAATTTCAGAAGTAAATAGAAATTTACTAAAAAGTTGGTGGGAGCAGACAAACCAAACAGGGACTTTGATTGAGCTTGTTGATGTCCAACAGCTTAGCAGTGATAAGATTGAGCAGTTGATCAGCACTTTTGGTGGTTTTGATTTGGTAGTTGGTGGCAGTCCTTGTAATAACCTCACAGGAAGCAACCGTCACCATCGAGATGGGCTTGAGG AATTGTCCATTCTCAGGTTCATTCCCATCAGGAATGGGATCATTTTCTCAGCAAAAGCTGCATCCTATAGTTTGATGTTAAATTTTGTTGCCTCTATAGTTACCACCAGGTCAATATGTGCCAAAGTGATGGCTTATGTTATATATTTTGCTAGATCTATGAGGTGTGTGCTAATTGTAGGAGAAATCAACTGA